Below is a window of Caballeronia insecticola DNA.
GACGAGTGCATCAACTGCGACGTATGCGAGCCCGAGTGCCCGAACGACGCCATTTCAATGGGTCCCGAGATCTACGTGATCGACCCGAACAAATGCACGGAATGCGTCGGCCATTTCGATGAGCCGCAGTGCCAGCAAGTGTGCCCCGTCGAGTGCATTCCACGCGATCCGGCGCACGTCGAAACGCCGGAGCAGTTGCTGACCAAGTATCACGCGCTGATGGCGGCGAAGGGCGAGTAAGCCCTTCGCGCGCTTTTGCCAATGTCTTAGCCGATCAGTTCCGTAAGCGCCGCGACGAGCGTATCGCATTCGGCGGGCGTGCCGATCGAAATGCGCAGATGCTGATCGATGCGCGGCAGCCTGAAGTGGCGCACGAAGATTTCCTTCGCCTTGAGCGCGGCGGCGAGCGTCGCGGCGTCGTGCGCCGGATGTTTCGCGAACACGAAATTCGCCGCCGACGGCACGACATCGAACCCCAACGCCTGTAATTGCGCCGTCAACCGGTCGCGGCTCGCGGCCACCTTCGCGCAGCTTTCCTCGAACCACGCCTGATCTTCGTACGACGCGAGCGCCGCCGCCTGCGCTAAGCGATCGAGCGGATACGAATTGAAGCTGTCCTTCACGCGCGTGAGCGCCTCGATCAGCGCCGGATCGCCGAACGCGAAGCCCACCCGCATGCCCGCGAGCGAGCGCGCCTTCGACGTGGTGTGCACGACGAGCAGATTCGGATACGTGTCGATCAGGCTGATCGCCGACTGCGCGCCGAAATCGACATACGCTTCATCGATGATCACGGGCACATCCGGATTCGCCTTCAGCAGCACTTCGATCTCGGCGAGCGGCAGCGCGCGGCCCGTCGGCGCGTTCGGGTTCGGCAGTAGCACGCCGCCGTTCGGCGCGCGGTAATCGTCGACATCGATGGCGAAATCCGCGTTCAGCGGCATCGTCTCGTATTCGACGCCGTACAACTGCGCATAGACCGGATAGAAGCTGTACGTAATGTCGGGAAAGCGGATCGGCCGGTCACGCTTGAGCAGCGCCTGGAACGCGTGCGCGAGCACTTCGTCGGAGCCGTTGCCCGCGAACACCTGTTCGATGCGCAGGCCGTGATGCTTCGCCACCGCCTCGCACAGCGCGAGTGCGGTCGGATCGGGATACTTGCGCAGCGACGCGCCGTCGTCACCCAACTCGCGGCGAATTGCTTCGACCACGCGCGGCGACGGCGGATACGGATTCTCGTTGGTGTTGAGCTTGACGGGATGCGCCAGCACAGGTTGCTCGCCCGGCACATAAGGCGTCAGTCGATGGACAATATCGCTCCAGAAACGGCTCACAGTCGGCTCCACATTCGGTTTCGAATCTTCAGTTGCGATGCAGGTTCATCATCGCGCGCTCGGTTTCGCCCGCGACGACGAAGGGCATGACCGCGAGCGCGCGTTCGATCGACTGATCGATCACGTCCTGCTCTTCGCGGCGCGGCGGCTTCAGCACGAAATTCGCGACATCCGGCTTGGCGCCCGCGCGCGCGCCTTCGGGAATCAGATCACGCGGATGCCCGATGCCGATGCGCAGCCGCCAATACTGCTGCGACGACAAATGCGCGGAAATGTCCTTGAGCCCGTTGTGTCCGCCGCTGCCGCCGCCGAGCTTCATCTTGACGGTGCCGGGCGGCAGATCGAGTTCGTCGTGCGCGACGAGGATTTCGTCGGGCAGGATCTTGAAGAACTGAGCGAGCGCGACGACGGATTGCCCCGAGCGGTTCATATACGTCTGCGGTTCAAGCAGATGCACTTCATGGCCGTGTAGCCGGCCTTTGCCATAGAAGCCGTGGAAGCGGCGTTCGTCGCGCATCGTGGCGCCTGCGTCGCGTGCGAACTGGTCGACGAACCAGAAGCCCGCGTTATGCCGCGTCGCGGTGTATTCGGCGCCCGGATTGCCCAGGCCGACGATCAGCTTGATCATGTCGAATCATTGCGAGTCCGGTGCGACTCGCTTGGTAGGGTGCGAAAAAAAACCCGCCGGGGCTTGCGCTCCGGCGGGTCACGTCGACCGTTCGCGAGAACGGATCGAGAGGATAGCGGTGTACCGCGTGCTTACTCGGCCGCGGGCTTTTCGCCTTCCGCAGCATCGCCCGCCGTATCCGACACGACAGCGGCCGGAACCGTTGCCGATGCGACGACCGGGTTTTCAGCCACGATTGCGACCGTCAGGCTCACGCCCTTCGGCAGCGGGATGTCCTTCGCGTGCATCGTCTGACCGGCTTCGATCTTCGCCAGATCGATTTCCAGGAACTCGGGCAGGTCTGCCGGCAGGCATTCCACTTCCAGTTCCGTCACGACGTGCGTGATCACCGCGCCAGCCAGCTTCACGGCCGGATTGGTTTCCTGGTTCATGAAGTGCAGCGGCACCTTGGTGTGCAGCTTCTTCTTCGCGTCGACGCGCTGGAAATCCACGTGCAGCACCAGTTGCTTGAACGGGTGATATTGCACGTCGCGCAGCAGAACCTGTTGCGACTTGCCAGCCACGTCGAGTTCGAGGATCGACGAATGGAACACTTCTTTCTTCAGGGCGTGCCACAGGGCGTTATGGTCCAGTTCGACCAGTTGAACGTCCGTTTCACCACCGTACACGATACCCGGGGTCTTACCCGAGTTGCGCAGGCGGCGGCTCGCACCCGTACCTTGCTTGCTACGCTCGAAAGCGACGACTTTCATTTTTGACTCCTTGATCTGCCCGCGACCAGGCAGGGAAACCGGGACCATCGAAAAAATGTGATCCCACAACAAGCGGCGCGAGCCTACGTCCGATTCGCGCCGATCACGCAAAAACGCGAAGCGGTTGCTTCGCGTTCCTTGCCAATTCTGTTCAACCTTCGGCGAAGAGCGACATCACCGAGTCGCCGCGCCGGATTCGCGAGAATGTCTCCGCGAGCAGACCCGCGCTCGACAGCGGGCGGATCTTCGAGCACGCCAGCGATTCAGCCGACAGCGGAATGGTGTCCGTGACGACGAGTTCGTCGAGCTGCGACGACGCGATGCGTTCCGCCGCGCCGCCCGACAGCACCGGGTGCGTCGCGTAGGCGAAAACCTGCGTCGCGCCGCGGTCCTTCAGCACTTGCGCGGCCTTGCACAGCGTGCCTGCGGTGTCGACCATGTCGTCCATGATCACGCAAGTGCGGCCTTCCACTTCACCGATGACGTTCATCACCTCGGCGACATTCGCCTTCGGACGGCGCTTGTCGATGATCGCGAGGTCCGTGTTCAACTGCTTGGCGAGCGCACGCGCGCGCACCACACCGCCGACGTCCGGCGACACAACCAGCAGATGATCATGGTTTTGCTTACGCAGATCGCCGAGCAGCACGGGCGTTGCGTAGATGTTGTCGACGGGGATGTCGAAGAAACCTTGAATCTGGTCGGCGTGAAGGTCCATGGTGATCACGCGATCGACGCCGGCAATTTCCAGCATGTTCGCGACGACCTTCGCCGAGATAGCCACGCGCGCGGAACGCGGACGGCGGTCCTGGCGCGCATAACCGAAGTAGGGGATGGCTGCGGTGATCCGGCCGGCGGATGCGCGCTTGAGCGCATCGACCATGATCATCAGTTCCATCAGGTTGTCGTTCGTCGGAGCGCAGGTGGACTGCAGAACGAATACGTCTTTGCCCCGAACGTTTTCCTGAATCTCGACCATGATCTCGCCGTCTGAAAAACGGCTGACCATTGCTTTGCCGAGAGGAATTCCAAGGATCTTGACGACTTCCTGGGCAAGCGCGGGATTTGCGTTGCCAGTAAAAACCATCAGGCCGTCACTGCTCATCGTGCACCTGTCTGCGGCTGGAGGCGAGAGGAAAAACGCGAGAAAAAAGAATGGCAGGGGAGGAAGGACTCGAACCCTCGCATGCCGGAATCAAAATCCGGTGCCTTGACCAACTTGGCGACTCCCCTACACTGACTTTTTGAGTCTTGCCGGATAAAGAATGGCAGGGGAGGAAGGACTCGAACCCTCGCATGCCGGAATCAAAATCCGGTGCCTTGACCAACTTGGCGACTCCCCTACACTAACTTTTAGTCTTGCCGGAAAGTGTAGGACATACCCGACAAAACAAAATCCTATGACGCAAAAGCGAAGAGAGGATGAAAGTCCAGACTTGCTGCCACTACACTTTTCCAGCTTGCCGGCAACTTGGCTTGCGCCAATTCTGCTTCAGCTCGGCTGGTGAAAGCGGCAAACACGCTTGCTCCCGATCCGGTCATTCGCGCTGGTGCGAGATTGGAAAACCAATCGAGCACCTTTGCAACTTCTGCGTACTTCTTAGCAACTACAGCCTGCATGTCGTTATGACCGAAGCCGTCTGGCCAGTTTGAGTCTGACCTTTGCGCTGCAAGAAAGTCCGTCATTGTGGCGACTTTCGTGTTCCGCGTCAAGCTTTCTTCGGAGAAAATCGCCGCGGTGGGGACGTGAACCGCAGGAGTCACCACCAGGAAGAAACGTTTCGGCAATTTGACTGCCTGAAGCGCCTCGCCCACACCCTCTGCGAATGCATTCTGCCCGAAGACAAAAAACGGCACGTCCGCGCCGAGTTGCAAGCCCAGATTCTGCAGAACCTCACGCGAAAGATCAATTTCCCAGAGACGATTTAACGCAAAAAGTGACGTTGCTGCGTCAGAACTGCCTCCGCCCAGGCCTGCGCCCATCGGCAGACGCTTATCGATCTCGATTTCGACGCCGAACGGCGTGCCCGTGTGCTGCTGGAGCAGCCGCGCCGCGCGAACGATCAAATCGTCGGCTTCGGGGACGCCCGGCACATCCGTCTTGCGTTTGATCACGCCGTCGTGGCGTCGCGTGAAGTGCAGGCGATCACCCCAGTCGAGCAACTGGAAGACGGTCTGCAGCGTGTGATAGCCATCCGGACGGCGGCCCGTGATGTGCAGAAAAAGGTTCAGCTTCGCGGGCGCGAGGCAGTCACGGAGCGAATCGTTGGATGAGGACATGCGCGGCGCAGTGACAAATGCAAAAGACGTTATTGATCGAGCACCAGCTTGATGTCGAGCGGCGGTCCGTTGCGCGAAAGATTCACGCGCTTCACGCCCGTCGCGGGCGCGTCGGCGTAGGCCAGGTAGTCGATCGTCCAGCCGTCCTGCTTGATCTCCTTCGGACGGCCGTTATTCGCCTCGGGATCGAGCGTGGTCTGCGCGCGCGAAGTCGGCGCTGCCGACGGCTGCAGCCAGTAGCGCAAGCCTTCCACCGGCAGCGCGAAACCCAGCGTGTTCTGCATGAGTTCGGAGACGTTGTCGGCGTTCACCGGCTGGCGGTTCGGCAACTCGAGCGTGGCAAGCGACGGCGACGACGTGACGATCGCCATCGTCTGGCCGAGCGGGTTGCGTAGCTGCAGCGTGACGGTATCGCCCGTTTCCTGCCAGTCGAAGTTGCCGTAGGCGTTGCGCTGCACGCCGTTCTGATCGTTGTACTGCACGGCGAAGCGTCCGTGATACGCGCGGCTCGTCTGCGTCGTGAGCGATGTGGATGCGTTCGTCGTGGTCGGCACGCGCGGCTGTACCGCACAACCCGACAGCACCAGCGCGGCGAGTGTCGCCGCGCCGAGCGCACCGCGTCGGAGCGATGCGCCGGTCATGAAATCGAATGCCATCAAAGATCGTTTACCTGGAGTCGTTTTAGTGTTTTGACGAGCGTGTCGTTGTCCGGTTCAAGCTTCTGCGCCTGCCGCCAGGTGGCGCGCGCCTGATCCTGCTGTCCCGACTTCCACTGGACTTCGCCCAGATGCGCGCCGATTTCGGCGTTCGGCTGAAGGTCGTAGGCGTTCTTCAGGATCTTTTCCGCTTCGGCCGCGTTGCCCTGACGGAAGCGCGCCCAGCCGAGACTGTCCATGATGAACGCGTCGTTCGGCGCGAGCGACACCGCCTTTTCGATCAGCTTGACCGCTTCATCGAGCCGCTGATTGCGATCGACGAGCGAATAGCCGAGCGCGTTGTACGCCTGCGGATTGTTCGGCTGCATGCGCATCAGCGAGCGCAACTGCGTTTCCATGACGTCGTAATGACCGTTCTTTTCCGCGGCCATGGCGTAGTCGTAGGCGAGATCGGGGTCGTCCGGGAACGCGGCGACGGCCTTCGCCAGATTCGCTTCCGCTTCCTGATAGCGATGCGCCTCGAACAGGATCGCCGAATCGGTGCGGGCGAGCATGGCGAGATCGCGCGGATCGGAACTTTGCAGGCTGCCGAGCAGCGCGCGGGCTTCGTCGATCTTGCCTTGCTTCGCGAGCAATTGCGCGCGCGTGACCTGTGCCGGCAGATACTGCGGGCTCGTGCGCGGAATCTTGTCGAGCCACTGGCTCGCGGCGGCATCGTTCTTTTGCTCGAGCGCGAGCTGTGCGAGATAGATGTACGCCTGACCGGGATCCGCGCCGGGCGTGTCCTCCGCCGTCTTCGCGTAGAGGTTCAGATAGTCCTGCGCCTTGTCGAACTGCTTCTTCTGGACGCTGATGAGCGCAAGCGCCATCAACGGCGTCAGATCCTTCGCGTCGTTCTTGCGC
It encodes the following:
- a CDS encoding YfhL family 4Fe-4S dicluster ferredoxin, producing the protein MSLIITDECINCDVCEPECPNDAISMGPEIYVIDPNKCTECVGHFDEPQCQQVCPVECIPRDPAHVETPEQLLTKYHALMAAKGE
- the hisC gene encoding histidinol-phosphate transaminase, whose protein sequence is MSRFWSDIVHRLTPYVPGEQPVLAHPVKLNTNENPYPPSPRVVEAIRRELGDDGASLRKYPDPTALALCEAVAKHHGLRIEQVFAGNGSDEVLAHAFQALLKRDRPIRFPDITYSFYPVYAQLYGVEYETMPLNADFAIDVDDYRAPNGGVLLPNPNAPTGRALPLAEIEVLLKANPDVPVIIDEAYVDFGAQSAISLIDTYPNLLVVHTTSKARSLAGMRVGFAFGDPALIEALTRVKDSFNSYPLDRLAQAAALASYEDQAWFEESCAKVAASRDRLTAQLQALGFDVVPSAANFVFAKHPAHDAATLAAALKAKEIFVRHFRLPRIDQHLRISIGTPAECDTLVAALTELIG
- the pth gene encoding aminoacyl-tRNA hydrolase translates to MIKLIVGLGNPGAEYTATRHNAGFWFVDQFARDAGATMRDERRFHGFYGKGRLHGHEVHLLEPQTYMNRSGQSVVALAQFFKILPDEILVAHDELDLPPGTVKMKLGGGSGGHNGLKDISAHLSSQQYWRLRIGIGHPRDLIPEGARAGAKPDVANFVLKPPRREEQDVIDQSIERALAVMPFVVAGETERAMMNLHRN
- a CDS encoding 50S ribosomal protein L25/general stress protein Ctc, coding for MKVVAFERSKQGTGASRRLRNSGKTPGIVYGGETDVQLVELDHNALWHALKKEVFHSSILELDVAGKSQQVLLRDVQYHPFKQLVLHVDFQRVDAKKKLHTKVPLHFMNQETNPAVKLAGAVITHVVTELEVECLPADLPEFLEIDLAKIEAGQTMHAKDIPLPKGVSLTVAIVAENPVVASATVPAAVVSDTAGDAAEGEKPAAE
- a CDS encoding ribose-phosphate pyrophosphokinase gives rise to the protein MSSDGLMVFTGNANPALAQEVVKILGIPLGKAMVSRFSDGEIMVEIQENVRGKDVFVLQSTCAPTNDNLMELMIMVDALKRASAGRITAAIPYFGYARQDRRPRSARVAISAKVVANMLEIAGVDRVITMDLHADQIQGFFDIPVDNIYATPVLLGDLRKQNHDHLLVVSPDVGGVVRARALAKQLNTDLAIIDKRRPKANVAEVMNVIGEVEGRTCVIMDDMVDTAGTLCKAAQVLKDRGATQVFAYATHPVLSGGAAERIASSQLDELVVTDTIPLSAESLACSKIRPLSSAGLLAETFSRIRRGDSVMSLFAEG
- the ispE gene encoding 4-(cytidine 5'-diphospho)-2-C-methyl-D-erythritol kinase, which gives rise to MSSSNDSLRDCLAPAKLNLFLHITGRRPDGYHTLQTVFQLLDWGDRLHFTRRHDGVIKRKTDVPGVPEADDLIVRAARLLQQHTGTPFGVEIEIDKRLPMGAGLGGGSSDAATSLFALNRLWEIDLSREVLQNLGLQLGADVPFFVFGQNAFAEGVGEALQAVKLPKRFFLVVTPAVHVPTAAIFSEESLTRNTKVATMTDFLAAQRSDSNWPDGFGHNDMQAVVAKKYAEVAKVLDWFSNLAPARMTGSGASVFAAFTSRAEAELAQAKLPASWKSVVAASLDFHPLFAFAS
- the lolB gene encoding lipoprotein insertase outer membrane protein LolB produces the protein MAFDFMTGASLRRGALGAATLAALVLSGCAVQPRVPTTTNASTSLTTQTSRAYHGRFAVQYNDQNGVQRNAYGNFDWQETGDTVTLQLRNPLGQTMAIVTSSPSLATLELPNRQPVNADNVSELMQNTLGFALPVEGLRYWLQPSAAPTSRAQTTLDPEANNGRPKEIKQDGWTIDYLAYADAPATGVKRVNLSRNGPPLDIKLVLDQ